Proteins found in one Sporosarcina sp. FSL K6-3457 genomic segment:
- the glpX gene encoding class II fructose-bisphosphatase: MERSLSMELVRVTEAAAVSASRWMGRGLKNEADDAATTAMRNVFDTIPMQGIVVIGEGEMDEAPMLYIGEELGTGQGPEVDVAVDPLEGTNIVAAGGWNALAVIAIADKGNLLHAPDMYMDKIAVGPEAVGKVSLDSTITENLLAVAKAKNKDIGDIVATVLNRERHTHIIEEIRAAGARIKLITDGDVAAAINTAFDETGVDIMFGIGGAPEGVIAAAGLKCLGGELQGRLMPADDEQRERCEKMGIDVSKILYMDDLVKGDDAIFAATGVTDGELLRGVQFKGGYSETHSLVMRSKSGTIRFVEGRHSMEKKPLLVMQD; encoded by the coding sequence ATGGAACGCAGTTTATCAATGGAATTAGTCCGTGTCACAGAAGCGGCAGCAGTATCAGCGTCACGTTGGATGGGACGCGGTTTGAAAAATGAGGCAGACGATGCTGCAACTACAGCGATGCGTAACGTGTTTGATACGATTCCGATGCAAGGAATTGTTGTGATTGGTGAAGGTGAGATGGACGAAGCACCAATGCTTTATATTGGTGAAGAGTTGGGAACAGGTCAGGGCCCTGAAGTGGATGTCGCTGTCGACCCGCTTGAAGGGACCAATATTGTTGCAGCTGGTGGCTGGAATGCACTTGCAGTCATCGCCATCGCAGATAAAGGCAACTTGCTTCATGCACCGGATATGTACATGGATAAAATTGCGGTTGGTCCAGAAGCGGTTGGTAAAGTCAGTTTAGACTCGACAATAACAGAGAACCTTCTTGCTGTTGCGAAAGCAAAAAACAAGGACATTGGGGATATTGTTGCCACAGTTCTGAACAGAGAACGCCATACTCACATCATTGAAGAAATTCGTGCAGCAGGTGCGCGTATTAAGCTTATCACTGACGGCGATGTGGCAGCTGCCATCAACACTGCGTTTGATGAAACTGGTGTGGACATTATGTTCGGCATTGGCGGTGCGCCAGAAGGTGTTATTGCAGCTGCTGGACTAAAATGTCTTGGCGGCGAACTCCAAGGCAGACTGATGCCGGCTGATGATGAGCAGCGTGAACGTTGTGAAAAAATGGGCATCGATGTTAGCAAAATTTTGTACATGGATGACCTCGTCAAGGGAGACGACGCAATTTTCGCGGCAACTGGCGTGACAGACGGAGAGCTTCTTCGCGGCGTACAGTTTAAAGGTGGCTATAGTGAGACACACTCACTTGTCATGCGTTCAAAATCGGGTACAATTCGATTTGTGGAAGGTCGTCATAGCATGGAGAAAAAACCTCTACTCGTTATGCAAGACTAA
- a CDS encoding UDP-N-acetylglucosamine 1-carboxyvinyltransferase, with translation MDVYKITGGKRLQGTIKVSGAKNSAVALIPASILADSLVTIEGLPEISDVVTLQALLEDIGGKVEFANGTMTIDPTEMVSMPLPNGNVKKLRASYYLMGAMLGRFKNAVIGLPGGCHLGPRPIDQHIKGFEALGAKVTNEHGAIYLRAEELRGAKIYLDVVSVGATINIMLAAVLAKGRTTIENAAKEPEIIDVATLLSNMGAKIKGAGTNVIRIDGVDKLHGTKHTIIPDRIEAGTFMIMAAVAGDGITIDNVIPFHVEALTAKLREMGVNVVEGAEQIYIPKSRNLQAVDVKTLVYPGFPTDLQQPFSVLLTQSIGSSMITDTVYSARFKHIDELRRMNADGRVEGRLAILAGPTPLQAATVRASDLRAGAALVIAGLVADGVTEVQEIQHIERGYSSLIEKLRGLGAEIHKVTIPEEVVVSE, from the coding sequence ATGGACGTTTACAAAATAACAGGTGGCAAACGATTGCAAGGGACTATCAAAGTCAGTGGAGCAAAAAATAGTGCGGTTGCATTAATACCGGCTTCCATTTTAGCTGATTCTCTTGTAACCATTGAGGGGCTACCGGAAATTTCCGACGTTGTGACGCTTCAAGCTCTACTTGAAGATATTGGTGGAAAAGTCGAGTTTGCTAATGGAACGATGACGATAGATCCAACAGAAATGGTTTCTATGCCGCTTCCGAACGGCAATGTGAAAAAGCTTCGGGCATCGTATTATTTGATGGGTGCCATGCTAGGTAGATTTAAAAATGCAGTCATTGGTCTTCCGGGAGGCTGTCATTTAGGTCCAAGGCCGATTGATCAGCATATTAAAGGCTTTGAAGCACTTGGTGCAAAAGTAACGAACGAACATGGTGCTATCTATTTGCGTGCCGAGGAACTTCGTGGTGCAAAAATCTATTTGGATGTTGTCAGTGTCGGAGCGACCATTAATATCATGCTTGCAGCAGTACTTGCAAAAGGACGTACAACCATTGAGAATGCAGCGAAAGAGCCTGAAATTATCGACGTCGCTACATTACTCTCTAATATGGGTGCGAAAATTAAAGGTGCAGGAACGAATGTGATTCGAATTGATGGTGTGGACAAGCTTCACGGGACAAAGCATACGATCATCCCAGACCGAATTGAAGCGGGGACATTTATGATCATGGCAGCTGTGGCAGGGGATGGAATAACAATCGACAATGTTATTCCATTCCATGTCGAAGCATTGACGGCGAAGCTCCGTGAAATGGGTGTGAACGTTGTCGAGGGCGCGGAACAAATTTATATTCCGAAGTCGAGAAATTTGCAAGCAGTCGATGTGAAAACACTTGTCTATCCAGGTTTTCCAACAGACTTGCAACAGCCGTTCTCTGTGCTGCTAACACAATCAATTGGTTCTTCAATGATTACGGATACAGTATACTCAGCTAGGTTCAAGCATATTGACGAGCTTCGTAGGATGAATGCAGATGGCCGTGTGGAAGGTCGATTAGCAATTCTTGCTGGACCGACACCGTTGCAGGCAGCTACGGTTCGTGCGTCCGACCTTCGTGCTGGCGCCGCACTTGTTATCGCGGGGCTCGTTGCAGATGGTGTAACAGAAGTGCAAGAAATTCAACATATCGAGCGTGGCTATAGTTCACTAATTGAAAAACTTCGAGGACTGGGTGCAGAAATTCATAAAGTAACAATTCCGGAGGAAGTCGTCGTTAGCGAATGA
- the fsa gene encoding fructose-6-phosphate aldolase produces MKFFIDTANFEEIKEAHSWGIVSGVTTNPSLVAKEDVPFHDRLREICALVPGSVSAEVIALDAEGMIREGRELAAISPNITVKLPMTPEGLKACSVFSQEGIKTNVTLIFSANQALLAARAGATYVSPFLGRLDDIGQDGMALVSTIADIFTIHDIKTEIIAASIRGPQHITDAALSGAHIATTPFNVLKQLFNHPLTDKGIEAFLADWEARKNK; encoded by the coding sequence ATGAAGTTTTTCATTGATACGGCGAATTTTGAAGAGATTAAGGAAGCGCATAGCTGGGGGATTGTATCGGGTGTGACAACAAATCCATCACTCGTTGCAAAAGAGGATGTGCCATTCCATGATCGATTACGTGAAATTTGTGCGCTTGTTCCGGGATCAGTTAGTGCAGAAGTTATAGCACTCGATGCAGAAGGAATGATCCGAGAGGGACGGGAACTTGCAGCAATCTCTCCAAATATTACAGTGAAATTGCCAATGACGCCAGAAGGCTTGAAGGCTTGTTCTGTTTTTTCACAAGAAGGCATTAAAACGAATGTGACACTCATCTTCAGTGCGAACCAGGCACTCCTTGCCGCACGTGCGGGTGCTACGTATGTTTCTCCGTTTCTTGGCAGATTAGATGATATTGGACAAGACGGGATGGCATTAGTATCTACAATTGCAGATATCTTCACAATCCATGACATAAAAACTGAAATTATTGCTGCCTCTATTCGTGGTCCTCAGCATATTACAGATGCTGCACTAAGCGGTGCACATATTGCAACAACACCATTTAATGTATTAAAACAATTATTTAATCATCCATTGACTGATAAAGGAATCGAAGCATTCCTTGCAGACTGGGAAGCAAGAAAGAACAAGTGA
- a CDS encoding class II fructose-bisphosphate aldolase, with the protein MALESMKDMMIKGKKEGYAIGQFNLNNLEYTQAILQAAQEEQSPVILGVSEGAARYMGGFTTVVNMTKGLIHDYKITVPVAIHLDHGSSFEKCKEAIDAGFTSVMIDASSKSLAENIEITKSVVDYAHERGVSVEAELGVVGGQEDDIIAEGVIYADPAECKELVEKTGIDCLAPALGSVHGPYKGEPNLGFKEMEEISGQSDLPLVLHGGTGIPTKDIQRSISLGTAKINVNTENQIEGTKAVREALAADAEVYDPRKYLTPMRDAIKKSVIGKMREFGSSQKA; encoded by the coding sequence ATGGCGTTGGAATCGATGAAAGATATGATGATTAAAGGGAAAAAAGAAGGGTATGCAATCGGTCAGTTCAACCTGAACAACCTTGAATACACACAAGCAATTTTACAAGCTGCACAAGAGGAGCAATCACCAGTTATTTTAGGTGTTTCCGAAGGCGCAGCACGTTACATGGGTGGTTTTACAACTGTCGTTAATATGACGAAAGGTCTTATCCATGATTATAAAATCACTGTCCCAGTTGCGATTCACCTTGACCACGGTTCAAGTTTTGAAAAATGTAAAGAAGCAATTGATGCAGGATTCACATCTGTTATGATTGATGCATCATCAAAATCACTTGCTGAAAACATTGAAATTACGAAAAGCGTTGTTGACTACGCACATGAGCGCGGTGTTTCTGTGGAAGCAGAACTGGGTGTCGTTGGTGGACAAGAAGACGATATCATTGCAGAAGGTGTTATTTATGCAGACCCAGCAGAATGTAAAGAACTTGTTGAAAAAACAGGTATTGATTGCCTAGCACCTGCACTTGGATCAGTTCACGGGCCTTATAAAGGTGAACCGAATCTTGGCTTTAAAGAAATGGAAGAAATTTCAGGCCAATCGGATCTACCACTTGTACTACATGGCGGAACAGGTATCCCAACAAAAGATATCCAACGTTCGATTTCTTTAGGAACAGCTAAAATCAACGTGAACACAGAAAACCAAATTGAAGGTACAAAAGCTGTCCGTGAAGCACTTGCGGCAGATGCTGAAGTATATGATCCACGTAAATACCTTACACCAATGCGCGACGCTATTAAGAAATCGGTGATCGGTAAAATGCGTGAATTTGGTAGTTCACAAAAGGCTTAA
- a CDS encoding response regulator, translating to MKSLLIVDDQTGIRLLLDEVFRREGFVTRLAANGMEALQAVKDEVPGCILLDMKMPGIDGVEVLKRIKSSWPEIPVIMMTAYGEIEMTDDALEIGALKYFTKPFDIYEVRDAVNALFEN from the coding sequence TTGAAAAGTTTGTTAATCGTAGATGATCAAACGGGTATCCGTCTCCTCCTAGACGAGGTGTTCCGTCGGGAGGGGTTTGTAACGCGACTCGCTGCTAATGGAATGGAAGCGCTTCAGGCTGTGAAGGATGAAGTGCCAGGCTGTATTCTACTTGACATGAAAATGCCTGGAATAGACGGTGTTGAAGTATTGAAAAGAATAAAAAGTAGTTGGCCGGAAATTCCGGTCATTATGATGACCGCATATGGGGAAATAGAAATGACGGACGATGCGCTGGAAATTGGCGCATTAAAATATTTTACAAAGCCTTTTGATATTTATGAAGTTCGAGACGCCGTCAATGCACTTTTTGAAAATTGA
- a CDS encoding DUF2529 family protein produces MKILTTQIGGLLQRIATNNEESVEETARLLAQATIGQGRVIIAGFGEMGAVTATALTNVNPFKGAVRYVEGMDIESADRVWLLTHSAEDERVLSLAQSLAERFIPFAALSADKPGEGNTLEDLSYTYVSTGLTRGLLPGDNGERIVQPHAIAALFVYEAVKLAYDEMVSDED; encoded by the coding sequence ATGAAAATATTGACGACACAAATTGGTGGACTTCTTCAGCGGATAGCTACTAATAATGAAGAATCTGTTGAAGAAACAGCCCGACTTCTAGCGCAGGCAACGATTGGCCAAGGCCGGGTAATTATTGCAGGATTTGGTGAAATGGGAGCCGTGACAGCAACTGCGCTAACTAATGTAAACCCTTTTAAGGGAGCCGTTCGCTATGTGGAAGGGATGGATATCGAATCAGCGGATCGTGTCTGGTTATTGACACATTCAGCAGAGGACGAGCGTGTACTTAGTCTAGCACAATCCCTTGCAGAACGCTTCATTCCATTCGCTGCGTTGAGTGCCGACAAGCCAGGTGAAGGGAACACACTTGAAGATTTGTCTTATACGTATGTATCGACAGGTCTGACGCGCGGATTGTTACCTGGGGATAACGGGGAGCGGATTGTTCAACCACATGCTATTGCTGCTTTGTTTGTTTATGAAGCGGTAAAACTTGCGTATGATGAAATGGTTTCT